The proteins below come from a single Torulaspora delbrueckii CBS 1146 chromosome 5, complete genome genomic window:
- the IRC25 gene encoding Irc25p (similar to Saccharomyces cerevisiae YLR021W; ancestral locus Anc_5.199), producing the protein MFHRESTVELPSQLGGGELSVLAIHFTNQVLLQLRYNGELDTTFEVSRQGLGQLHQMGSNGELRDTMADYKAVSKLGNSDDAKLPVVCTQLAELVFRTVVDGIETFEPRNLLVTMSSKLWYHGSHDFETLMFVLKTIKQMYT; encoded by the coding sequence ATGTTCCACCGTGAATCGACTGTTGAGCTCCCATCGCAGCTTGGTGGTGGTGAGCTGAGTGTTCTGGCAATCCACTTCACGAATCAGGTGCTTTTGCAACTACGGTACAATGGCGAACTCGATACCACTTTCGAAGTGTCACGACAGGGGTTGGGACAATTGCATCAAATGGGCTCTAATGGTGAGTTGAGAGACACTATGGCAGATTACAAAGCTGTGTCTAAGCTGGGAAATAGTGATGATGCGAAGTTGCCTGTTGTATGTACGCAATTGGCAGAACTAGTATTTAGAACTGTTGTAGATGGAATCGAAACTTTTGAACCACGCAATTTGCTGGTAACAATGAGCAGTAAACTGTGGTACCATGGTTCGCACGATTTCGAGACCTTAATGTTCGTCTTAAAAACAATTAAACAGATGTATACTTAA
- the PSR1 gene encoding phosphatase (similar to Saccharomyces cerevisiae PSR1 (YLL010C) and PSR2 (YLR019W); ancestral locus Anc_5.202) — protein sequence MGFISSILCCSSETTQSKHQWQSNQAPTRSQKALSPAQSNVHSSLSKSSQKMLYPTRTAKSGKKGKEPVVLGNNDEKEDAKGNGEPTSVGSAKKKRHGSGVKTKRRSLTKKDLQEDDEDEDKEYDAMEEEDEVNDDETDEERVDVDDSKDKAAEEVTNEEEKQGVYVYNGETDTSTGGSSYDQRSPQAQGKSAPKVAAGVSKNVNESELTTTVHEGENCSNADDTDIALQQDQSNGESGDYEMTPPYDEEEEFVDLAELQMGQAHAQGYNTLLPPRAPAFNGKKCLVLDLDETLVHSSFKYLRTADFVLPVDIDDQIHNVYVIKRPGVDEFLKRVGALYEVVVFTASVSRYGDPLLDILDKHKTIHHRLFRESCYNYEGNYIKNLSQIGRPLSDIIILDNSPASYIFHPQHAIPISSWFSDTHDNELLDIIPLLEDLSEKSVPDVGKVLDVTI from the coding sequence ATGGGATTCATATCGTCGATACTGTGCTGCTCTTCAGAAACTACACAGTCCAAGCATCAGTGGCAGTCGAATCAGGCTCCGACAAGGTCGCAAAAGGCTTTGAGCCCGGCTCAGTCCAACGTACATTCTTCGTTGTCGAAGTCTTCACAAAAGATGTTGTATCCGACAAGGACCGCTAAGAGTGGGAAGAAGGGCAAGGAACCTGTTGTTCTAGGGaataatgatgagaaggaagatGCTAAAGGTAATGGAGAGCCGACATCGGTGGGCtctgccaagaagaaaaggCACGGAAGTGGTGTAAAGACTAAAAGACGTTCATTGACTAAAAAAGACCTtcaggaagatgatgaggatgaggataaGGAATATGATGCTATggaggaggaagatgaagtcaatgacgatgaaaccgatgaagaaagagtcGATGTGGATGATTCAAAGGATAAGGCGGCTGAAGAAGTCACCAATGAGGAGGAAAAGCAAGGTGTTTACGTCTACAATGGTGAGACTGACACAAGTACTGGCGGGTCTAGTTACGACCAACGGTCGCCACAAGCGCAGGGAAAGTCCGCGCCAAAAGTAGCAGCGGGGGTCTCaaaaaatgtcaatgaATCAGAATTGACCACCACAGTACATGAAGGTGAAAACTGTAGTAATGCAGATGATACTGATATTGCTCTACAGCAGGATCAAAGTAACGGGGAAAGTGGAGACTACGAAATGACACCACCTtatgacgaagaggaagagtttGTGGATTTGGCTGAATTACAAATGGGCCAAGCACACGCTCAGGGTTATAACACTTTACTGCCACCTAGAGCTCCCGCGTTTAATGGTAAAAAATGTCTGGTGttggatttggatgaaACATTGGTGCACTCCTCTTTTAAATATCTTCGTACAGCAGATTTTGTGCTGCCTGttgatatcgatgatcaaattcacaaCGTTTACGTCATCAAAAGACCTGGGgtcgatgaatttttgaaaaggGTCGGTGCTTTGTATGAAGTTGTGGTTTTCACTGCGAGTGTTTCGAGGTATGGAGACCCATTACTGGATATTCTGGATAAACACAAGACAATACATCACAGACTTTTTAGAGAATCGTGTTATAACTACGAGGGCAACTATATCAAGAACTTGTCTCAAATTGGTAGACCTCTCTCAGATATTATCATACTGGATAATTCACCGGCTTCCTATATCTTTCACCCTCAACACGCCATCCCAATTTCATCTTGGTTTTCGGATACGCACGATAATGAATTGTTGGATATAATTCCACTTTTAGAAGATTTATCAGAGAAATCCGTTCCCGATGTCGGCAAGGTATTGGATGTAACAATATAA
- the SOF1 gene encoding rRNA-processing protein SOF1 (similar to Saccharomyces cerevisiae SOF1 (YLL011W); ancestral locus Anc_5.201), whose protein sequence is MKIKTIRRSADDYVPVKSTQESQLPRNLDPELHPFERAREYTKALNATKLERVFAKPFVGQLGYGHRDGVYVIAKDYHDLNKVASGSGDGVIKYWNMSSRDEICSFKAHYGLITGLCVSPQRSPLNRDQHFMLSCGDDKTVKLWSMNGDDFANVKDDQNLNSQDGLLKTFYGEHAFQGIDHHKVKTTFVTGGPTIQLWDTARSKPLSNLSWGADNITSVKFNQTETDILASTGSDNSIVLYDVRTNSPTQKIVQRLRTNAICWNPMEAFNFVTANEDHNAYYYDMRNMSRALNVFKDHVSAVMDVDFAPTGDEIVTGSYDKTIRIFKTNHGHSREIYHTKRMQHVFQTKYSMDSKYIISGSDDANVRLWRAKAWERSNVKTTREKNKLEYDEKLKERFKYMPEIKRISRHRHAPKVVKKAQEIKQIELSSLKRRETNERRTRKDMPFVSERRKQIVGTVFDYEGKPKKLKRNNEEEFDGED, encoded by the coding sequence atgaagataaaaACCATTAGGAGAAGTGCGGACGATTACGTTCCCGTAAAGAGCACACAGGAATCACAGTTGCCTCGTAATTTGGATCCCGAATTACATCCATTCGAGAGAGCCCGTGAGTATACCAAAGCCTTGAATGCAACGAAATTAGAGAGGGTGTTTGCCAAACCGTTTGTTGGCCAATTGGGATACGGTCATAGAGACGGTGTATATGTGATCGCTAAGGACTATCACGATCTGAACAAGGTGGCTTCTGGTTCAGGTGATGGTGTGATCAAGTACTGGAACATGTCTTCAAGAGACGAAATTTGCTCATTTAAGGCGCATTATGGGTTAATTACTGGGTTATGCGTTAGTCCACAACGTTCTCCACTGAATAGAGACCAACATTTTATGCTATCGTGTGGTGATGATAAAACAGTTAAGCTATGGTCGATGAATGGGGATGACTTTGCCAATGtgaaagatgatcagaATTTGAATAGTCAAGACGGTCTGTTGAAGACTTTTTACGGAGAACATGCATTTCAGGGTATTGATCATCATAAAGTGAAGACAACTTTTGTCACTGGCGGTCCTACAATTCAACTATGGGATACTGCTAGGTCGAAACCATTAAGCAACTTGTCCTGGGGTGCGGATAATATCACCAGTGTGAAATTCAACCAAACAGAAACCGATATACTGGCAAGTACAGGCAGCGATAACTCTATTGTGCTCTACGATGTGCGAACCAATTCACCAACACAAAAAATTGTACAAAGATTGAGGACTAATGCCATTTGTTGGAATCCAATGGAAGCATTCAATTTTGTAACGGCAAATGAAGATCACAATGCATACTACTACGATATGAGAAACATGTCTCGTGCCTTAAATGTTTTTAAGGACCACGTAAGTGCCGTCATGGACGTGGATTTCGCACCAACTGGTGACGAGATCGTGACCGGTTCATACGATAAGACTATCAGAATCTTCAAGACTAACCATGGTCACTCTCGAGAGATATACCATACCAAGAGAATGCAGCACGTTTTTCAAACCAAGTACTCGATGGACAGCAAATACATTATTAGTGGTTCAGATGATGCTAATGTTAGACTCTGGAGAGCCAAGGCTTGGGAGAGGTCTAACGTCAAGACAACTAGAGAGAAAAATAAACTTGAATATGACGAAAAGCTGAAGGAAAGATTCAAGTACATGCCTGAAATCAAGAGAATAAGTAGACACAGACATGCACCAAAGGTAGTCAAGAAGGCCCAGGAGATTAAACAAATTGAGTTGAGTTCACTGAAGAGAAGGGAAACAAATGAAAGAAGGACGAGAAAGGATATGCCATTTGTATCAGAAAGAAGGAAACAAATCGTTGGTACTGTATTTGATTACGAAggaaaaccaaagaaattgaagaggaatAACGAAGAGGAGTTTGATGGTGaagattga
- the TDEL0E04290 gene encoding uncharacterized protein (similar to Saccharomyces cerevisiae YEH1 (YLL012W) and YEH2 (YLR020C); ancestral locus Anc_5.200), with protein sequence MIEWLIDLAYAISSGIIVGSFLLVVSVLALWHNFIGAHLKSHHDFRDTRSSRTTVLPENGSNWNISAESHYGPMTGATRVDRNPNIEEDQENNIEIDHTVTSEVTRPDSGDGSTEIHEPWPPYDDLYNKHQEMEENPFQDVLTAEDMKLVPDLAYYYRQYNIEIESFEVETDDGFIIDLWHLKHEDQQGSYMHPILMLHGLLQSSGSFASSGRKSLAYYLHQSGFDIWLGNNRCGLNPRWNKKIVGKNKRNRWDWGMDQMVQYDLKALVKYVLSRNKNEKLTLMAHSQGTTQGFMGLVNGELLYEDGFKLSEKIENFVALAPAVYPGPLLEEKAFVKFMAKGIDNPWIFGNKSFLPLMLFMKKITNGVIIIPFMSYVVFNYLFDWNDSLWDKPLRDRHFLFSPVYISVKLMQWWLSPCPSKISFKKGAGTLFPDSKTWFPVENGHPVAEPEGLHLNSPRQEPQDYPRFLLFIPRQDRLVDGERLIDHFISHESSSLYKIWYIDEYSHLDVLWAHDVIDRVGQPLANALRVPSRNKEAVKG encoded by the coding sequence ATGATAGAATGGCTGATCGATTTGGCATATGCGATATCGTCGGGTATCATTGTCGGTTCCTTTCTGCTGGTTGTTTCAGTACTTGCGTTGTGGCACAACTTTATTGGAGCCCATCTCAAATCTCACCACGATTTTAGAGACACAAGAAGTTCCAGGACTACTGTTTTACCAGAAAATGGTTCGAATTGGAATATTTCTGCAGAATCTCATTATGGTCCGATGACTGGAGCCACTAGAGTGGACCGGAATCCGAATatagaagaagatcaagagaatAATATCGAGATCGATCACACGGTTACGAGTGAGGTAACTAGGCCTGATAGTGGGGATGGAAGTACTGAAATTCATGAGCCTTGGCCTCCATACGATGATCTTTACAACAAACACCAGGAAATGGAGGAAAATCCGTTCCAGGATGTGTTAACAGCGGAAGACATGAAGCTTGTGCCAGATTTAGCTTACTACTATAGACAGTATAATATTGAGATTGAAAGCTTCGAGGTGGAGACCGACGATGGCTTCATCATTGATTTGTGGCATTTGAAGCATGAAGACCAGCAAGGAAGCTATATGCATCCAATACTGATGCTGCACGGGCTCTTGCAAAGCAGTGGGTCTTTTGCCTCAAGTGGTCGAAAATCTTTGGCTTACTACCTGCATCAGTCGGGATTTGACATTTGGTTAGGTAATAATAGATGCGGGTTGAATCCAAGATGGAACAAGAAAATAGTGGGTAAGAATAAGCGGAATAGATGGGATTGGGGTATGGACCAAATGGTGCAGTATGATCTGAAAGCGCTTGTCAAGTATGTTCTTTCTCGTAATAAGAATGAGAAATTGACTTTGATGGCACATTCACAGGGTACCACGCAAGGATTTATGGGGCTAGTCAACGGCGAATTGCTCTACGAGGATGGTTTTAAGctaagtgaaaaaattgagaattttgtAGCATTAGCACCAGCAGTCTATCCCGGTCCCTTGCTGGAAGAGAAAGCGTTTGTAAAGTTTATGGCCAAAGGAATCGATAACCCATGGATCTTTGGCAACAAATCGTTTTTGCCTCTGATGCTCTTCATGAAAAAGATTACCAACGGTGTCATAATAATCCCATTCATGTCCTACGTGGTTTTTAATTACCTTTTTGACTGGAACGACTCATTATGGGATAAACCTTTGAGAGATCGTCATTTCCTATTTTCTCCAGTTTACATTTCAGTCAAACTCATGCAATGGTGGCTCAGTCCATGCCCTAGCAAGATCAGTTTTAAAAAGGGCGCAGGTACCCTCTTCCCCGACTCCAAGACCTGGTTTCCTGTAGAAAACGGCCATCCAGTGGCAGAACCAGAAGGTCTGCACTTAAACAGTCCCAGACAAGAACCCCAGGACTACCCAAGATTCCTCTTGTTCATCCCGAGACAGGATCGGTTGGTTGATGGAGAAAGACTGATAGACCACTTCATCAGCCACGAGTCCAGCTCACTCTACAAGATTTGGTACATCGACGAATACTCACATCTTGACGTTCTATGGGCCCACGACGTTATCGACAGAGTCGGCCAACCACTCGCGAACGCCCTGAGGGTTCCCAGTAGGaacaaagaagctgtaAAGGGCTGA